The following are encoded together in the Corynebacterium jeikeium genome:
- the galK gene encoding galactokinase — MPTNETPTNQTNAAQNAATRHWLQTRSEEQGTADAQSLFQQVYGYEPAGVWSAPGRVNLIGEHVDYADGISLPFALSQRTYVAAAKNDDGVYRVASRFGDPAEVVHFEIPVAEVGPGNPANWAGYAVGAIWAATEAGLMPAGGLDLAIESDVPVGAGLSSSAALECSAALAAFDLYGGAHLDDAARNGLMGASIRAENEVVGASTGGLDQRISLFGQAGHALAIDFAEDSATQVPFDIAARGLAILIMNTNAPHQLNDGQYAARRAVIDGVTADLGVSSLRFAEEAEDASVGWAKSNDMDPVVVAARVRHVVSEIDRTAEAIRQVSAGDMEAFGRSMQGSHASLRDDYEVTVPELDTAVDVAMAEGALGARMTGGGFGGSAIALLREDQVEATAAAVARAFAEKGFNEPEFVVALPSDGAHRNA, encoded by the coding sequence CTGTTCCAGCAGGTCTACGGCTACGAACCGGCGGGCGTGTGGTCCGCGCCGGGGCGCGTGAACCTGATCGGCGAACACGTCGACTACGCCGATGGCATCAGCCTGCCCTTCGCGCTTTCCCAGCGCACCTACGTGGCAGCCGCCAAGAACGACGATGGCGTGTACCGCGTGGCCTCCCGCTTCGGCGACCCCGCGGAGGTTGTCCACTTTGAGATTCCCGTCGCCGAGGTCGGCCCCGGTAACCCCGCCAACTGGGCGGGGTACGCCGTCGGCGCCATCTGGGCCGCTACCGAGGCTGGTCTGATGCCCGCCGGAGGACTGGACCTCGCCATCGAGTCCGACGTTCCCGTCGGCGCGGGGCTCTCCAGTTCCGCTGCACTGGAATGCTCGGCGGCCCTCGCGGCCTTCGACCTATACGGCGGCGCGCACCTCGATGATGCGGCTCGCAACGGGCTCATGGGGGCGTCCATAAGAGCAGAGAACGAGGTAGTCGGCGCCTCGACGGGCGGGCTTGACCAGCGTATTTCGCTGTTCGGCCAGGCTGGCCACGCGCTGGCCATCGACTTCGCCGAAGACAGTGCCACCCAGGTGCCTTTCGACATCGCGGCGCGGGGGCTGGCGATCCTCATCATGAATACGAATGCCCCGCACCAGCTGAACGATGGGCAATACGCTGCGCGGCGCGCCGTGATCGACGGGGTGACCGCCGACCTGGGCGTCAGCAGCCTGCGCTTCGCCGAGGAGGCCGAGGACGCCTCCGTGGGCTGGGCCAAGTCCAACGACATGGATCCGGTGGTGGTGGCCGCCCGCGTGCGCCACGTGGTCAGCGAGATCGACCGCACGGCCGAGGCGATCCGCCAGGTCAGTGCCGGGGACATGGAGGCCTTCGGACGGTCGATGCAGGGCAGCCACGCCTCCCTGCGCGATGACTACGAGGTCACCGTTCCGGAGCTGGATACTGCTGTGGACGTTGCGATGGCCGAGGGCGCGCTGGGTGCCCGCATGACCGGTGGCGGCTTCGGCGGCTCCGCGATTGCGCTGCTGCGCGAGGATCAGGTGGAGGCCACGGCCGCAGCGGTGGCCAGGGCCTTCGCGGAGAAGGGATTCAACGAGCCCGAGTTCGTGGTCGCCCTGCCGAGCGACGGCGCGCACCGGAACGCTTAA
- the panD gene encoding aspartate 1-decarboxylase — protein MLRTMLKSKIHRATVTQADLHYVGSCTIDADLMEAADILEGEQIDIVDIDNGNRLTTYAITGDRGTGVIGINGAAARLISPGDLVIIIGYAQYSEEDLKNYASRVVFVDENNKQVELGGDPAHVPDGSGLKNPRHPEA, from the coding sequence GTGTTGCGAACCATGCTGAAATCAAAGATCCACCGTGCAACGGTCACTCAGGCCGACCTGCACTACGTCGGCTCGTGCACCATCGACGCTGATCTGATGGAAGCTGCCGACATCCTCGAAGGCGAGCAGATCGATATCGTCGATATTGATAACGGCAATCGCCTGACGACCTACGCCATCACCGGCGACCGGGGCACCGGCGTGATCGGCATCAACGGTGCCGCCGCGCGTCTGATCAGCCCCGGCGACCTCGTCATCATCATCGGCTACGCCCAGTACAGCGAGGAAGACCTGAAGAACTACGCCTCGCGCGTGGTCTTCGTGGACGAAAACAACAAGCAGGTGGAGCTCGGCGGAGATCCGGCCCACGTGCCGGACGGCTCGGGGCTAAAGAACCCGCGCCACCCGGAGGCCTAG
- the lysS gene encoding lysine--tRNA ligase — translation MPQSITCPPHALGFVSVTDAANTPAQDLPEQLRIRREKRQRILESGKDAYPVEVPRTHSLAEVRAKWAVKKTDGEAEEQPVEAEGVTYLAAGDETQDVVSVTGRLIFMRNTGKLCFATLQDGDGTQLQAMLSLAEVGEDALAAWKADVDLGDFIGVTGRVIASRRGELSVMASEWVMAAKALRPLPVAFAEMNEETRVRQRYNDLIVREEARKNAMTRVKVIRALRDYMEGEGFVEIETPMLQTLHGGAAARPFVTHSNALDIDLYLRIAPELFLKRAVVGGIDRVFEINRNFRNEGVDKSHSPEFAMLETYAAWGDYDDCARTTRESIQYIVDQLTKGTDLEGTGKVRLADGTEFDFGGEWKEIEMYPSLNEALARKYPGQPEVTIDSTVEELQKIAKVIGLDVPAKGGWGHGKLVEEIWEVLCEDQLEGPIFVRNFPVETSPLTRQHRSKPGVTEKWDLYVRGFELATGYSELVDPVIQRERFEDQARLAANGDDEAMRLDEDFLAAMEQGMPPTAGTGMGIDRLLMALTGLGIRETVLFPIVKPEREN, via the coding sequence ATGCCTCAATCGATTACCTGTCCGCCCCATGCGCTAGGCTTTGTAAGCGTGACTGACGCAGCAAATACCCCCGCACAAGACCTGCCCGAACAGCTACGCATCCGCCGTGAAAAGCGGCAGCGCATCCTCGAATCCGGCAAGGACGCTTACCCGGTAGAGGTGCCACGCACCCACTCCCTGGCCGAGGTGCGCGCAAAGTGGGCAGTGAAGAAGACTGACGGTGAAGCTGAAGAGCAGCCGGTTGAGGCAGAGGGCGTCACTTACCTCGCCGCAGGCGACGAAACCCAGGACGTAGTGAGCGTGACCGGGCGCCTGATCTTCATGCGCAACACCGGCAAGCTGTGCTTCGCCACCCTGCAGGATGGCGACGGGACGCAGCTGCAGGCCATGCTTTCTCTGGCGGAGGTCGGCGAGGACGCACTCGCGGCCTGGAAGGCCGACGTGGATCTCGGCGACTTCATCGGTGTGACCGGTCGCGTGATCGCTTCCCGCCGCGGCGAGCTATCCGTCATGGCCAGCGAGTGGGTCATGGCTGCCAAGGCCCTGCGCCCGCTGCCCGTGGCGTTCGCAGAAATGAACGAAGAAACCCGCGTGCGTCAGCGCTACAACGACCTGATCGTGCGCGAGGAGGCCCGCAAGAATGCAATGACGCGCGTGAAGGTCATCCGCGCGCTGCGCGACTACATGGAGGGCGAGGGCTTCGTAGAGATCGAAACCCCAATGCTGCAGACTCTGCACGGTGGCGCGGCGGCTCGACCGTTCGTCACGCACTCCAACGCGCTGGACATCGACCTGTACCTGCGAATCGCGCCGGAGCTGTTCCTGAAGCGCGCCGTGGTGGGCGGCATCGACCGCGTCTTCGAGATCAACCGCAACTTCCGTAACGAGGGCGTGGACAAGTCCCACTCCCCGGAGTTCGCAATGCTGGAGACCTACGCTGCATGGGGCGACTACGACGACTGCGCCCGCACCACTCGCGAATCCATCCAGTACATCGTGGACCAGCTGACCAAGGGCACCGACCTGGAGGGCACCGGCAAGGTGCGCCTCGCCGACGGCACCGAGTTCGACTTCGGCGGGGAGTGGAAGGAAATCGAGATGTACCCCTCGCTGAACGAGGCGCTTGCGCGCAAGTACCCCGGCCAGCCAGAGGTGACGATCGACTCCACCGTTGAGGAACTGCAGAAAATCGCCAAGGTCATCGGCCTGGACGTTCCCGCGAAGGGCGGCTGGGGTCACGGCAAGCTGGTGGAGGAGATCTGGGAGGTCCTGTGCGAGGATCAGCTGGAAGGCCCCATCTTCGTGCGTAACTTCCCCGTGGAGACCTCCCCGCTGACCCGCCAGCACCGCAGCAAGCCGGGTGTGACAGAGAAGTGGGATCTGTACGTTCGCGGCTTCGAGCTGGCCACCGGCTACTCTGAGCTAGTCGACCCGGTTATTCAGCGCGAGCGCTTCGAGGATCAGGCACGCCTGGCGGCCAATGGCGACGATGAAGCCATGCGCCTGGACGAGGACTTCCTGGCTGCCATGGAGCAGGGCATGCCACCGACAGCTGGCACCGGCATGGGCATCGACCGACTGCTGATGGCCCTGACCGGCCTGGGCATCCGCGAGACCGTGCTGTTCCCGATCGTGAAGCCGGAGCGCGAGAACTAG
- a CDS encoding acyl-CoA dehydrogenase family protein, whose protein sequence is MSDRSKRADSTPGLNNIKRDAIGTVMGVLTKFTGSDLAEKYGLSKKVDRVAYQSTKTGMRTLGAVNRQFKKIKGSGKPVRLANQTTDENNQPVPTEAPAPGKAPFDLTPTEDQEMIVAAVREFAEERLRPTGHDQNEASEPAEGLLEAAAELGVALINLPEEYEGIASASGATTNALIAEALAFGDMGQAVAILAPAGVANVITNYGDDSQQKTYLPEFAGESVPASAVVVSESRPLFDPFTLQTTAVREGDDIVINGVKTMVPNAGKAELFVIAVNLDGENTFVIVESDTEGLVVEADPSMGLRAAALGRVLLKDVRVPASQLLGGKDLPADERKENYAEIIRRSRLGWAALAAGTGEAILEYTKKYVNEREAFGEPISHRQAVAFMVANLRIELDGLRLILLRGVSRLDQGLSFNREAGLARRYASDKGMVMGLDGVQLLGGHGFTKEHPVERWYRDMRAIGIAEGVVVV, encoded by the coding sequence ATGAGCGACCGAAGCAAGCGTGCCGATTCAACTCCTGGCCTGAACAACATCAAGCGAGACGCAATCGGTACCGTCATGGGAGTCCTGACGAAGTTCACCGGCTCCGACCTGGCAGAGAAGTACGGTCTGAGCAAGAAGGTGGACCGCGTTGCCTACCAGTCCACCAAGACCGGCATGCGCACCCTCGGTGCCGTGAACCGCCAGTTCAAGAAGATCAAGGGCTCCGGCAAGCCGGTACGCCTGGCCAACCAGACCACCGACGAGAACAACCAGCCCGTCCCGACCGAAGCACCGGCACCGGGCAAGGCACCGTTCGACCTGACCCCGACCGAGGATCAGGAAATGATCGTCGCCGCCGTGCGCGAGTTCGCTGAAGAGCGCCTGCGCCCGACCGGCCACGACCAGAACGAGGCATCCGAGCCGGCAGAAGGCCTGCTGGAAGCTGCCGCCGAGCTGGGCGTTGCCCTGATCAACCTGCCGGAAGAGTACGAGGGCATTGCCTCCGCCTCCGGCGCTACCACCAACGCTCTGATCGCCGAGGCCCTGGCATTCGGCGACATGGGCCAGGCCGTCGCCATCCTGGCACCGGCCGGTGTGGCCAACGTCATCACCAACTACGGTGACGACTCCCAGCAGAAGACCTACCTGCCGGAGTTCGCGGGCGAGTCCGTCCCGGCTTCCGCAGTGGTCGTCTCCGAGTCCCGCCCGCTGTTCGACCCGTTCACCCTGCAGACCACCGCCGTCCGCGAGGGCGACGACATCGTCATCAACGGCGTGAAGACCATGGTTCCGAACGCAGGCAAGGCTGAGCTGTTCGTCATTGCAGTAAACCTCGACGGCGAAAACACCTTCGTTATCGTCGAGTCCGACACCGAGGGCTTGGTCGTCGAGGCTGACCCGTCCATGGGGCTGCGCGCCGCTGCTCTGGGTCGCGTCCTGCTGAAGGACGTCCGCGTCCCGGCCAGCCAGCTGCTGGGTGGCAAGGACCTACCCGCCGACGAGCGCAAGGAAAACTACGCGGAGATCATCCGCCGCTCCCGCCTGGGCTGGGCCGCACTGGCAGCCGGCACCGGCGAGGCAATCCTCGAGTACACCAAGAAGTACGTCAACGAGCGCGAAGCATTCGGCGAGCCGATCTCGCACCGCCAGGCAGTGGCCTTCATGGTCGCCAACCTGCGCATCGAGCTCGATGGCCTGCGCCTGATCCTGCTGCGCGGTGTTTCCCGCCTGGATCAGGGCCTGTCCTTCAACCGCGAAGCTGGCCTTGCCCGCCGCTACGCATCCGACAAGGGCATGGTTATGGGCCTCGACGGCGTGCAGCTGCTCGGTGGCCACGGCTTCACCAAGGAGCACCCGGTCGAGCGCTGGTACCGCGACATGCGCGCCATCGGCATCGCCGAGGGCGTAGTCGTCGTCTAA
- a CDS encoding acyl-CoA dehydrogenase family protein, whose product MINLELPKRLKAGQNQAHQAAAEIFRPISRKYDLAEHERPVELDTMASLVEGMADAGQAMAGASGGRGDDKKKTEGVKNGGNMASILNVLETCWGDVGLTLSIPYQGLGNAAVAAVADDEQLERFGKIWAAMAITEPQFGSDSAAVAATAKLDGDEYVLNGEKIFVTAGERCTHVVVWASVDKSAGRAAIKSFVVPRDTPGFELVRLEHKLGIRSSDTAHFILDNVRIPKENLLGSPEVDTKKGFGGVMATFDNTRPMVAAMAVGVARASLEKLREILTDAGVEIDYDAPAWNQPAAASEYIRLESDWEAAYLMTLRAGWMADNKQPNSKEASECKAKAGRMATDLTLRAVEIAGAYGYSERDLLEKWARDSKILDIFEGTQQIQQLVVARRELGLSSKELK is encoded by the coding sequence ATGATTAATCTGGAACTCCCCAAGCGTTTGAAGGCGGGCCAGAACCAAGCGCACCAGGCCGCCGCCGAAATCTTCCGCCCCATCTCCCGCAAGTACGACCTCGCGGAGCACGAGCGCCCCGTCGAGCTGGACACCATGGCCAGCCTGGTCGAAGGCATGGCAGACGCCGGCCAGGCAATGGCTGGCGCCTCCGGTGGCCGCGGCGATGACAAGAAGAAGACTGAGGGCGTCAAGAATGGCGGCAACATGGCCTCCATCCTCAACGTCCTCGAGACCTGCTGGGGCGACGTGGGACTCACCCTGTCCATCCCCTACCAGGGTCTGGGCAACGCAGCCGTAGCAGCCGTCGCCGACGACGAGCAGCTCGAGCGCTTCGGCAAGATCTGGGCCGCCATGGCCATCACCGAGCCGCAGTTCGGCTCCGACTCCGCAGCCGTCGCCGCCACCGCCAAGCTGGATGGCGACGAGTACGTGCTGAACGGTGAGAAGATCTTCGTCACCGCCGGCGAGCGCTGCACCCACGTTGTCGTCTGGGCATCCGTCGACAAGTCCGCTGGCCGTGCAGCCATCAAGTCCTTCGTCGTCCCGCGCGACACCCCGGGCTTCGAGCTGGTCCGCCTGGAGCACAAGCTGGGTATCCGCTCCTCCGACACCGCGCACTTCATCCTGGACAACGTCCGCATCCCGAAGGAGAACCTGCTGGGTTCCCCGGAGGTGGACACCAAGAAGGGCTTCGGTGGCGTGATGGCCACCTTCGACAACACTCGCCCGATGGTTGCCGCCATGGCCGTTGGTGTCGCCCGCGCTTCCCTGGAGAAGCTGCGCGAGATCCTCACCGACGCAGGTGTAGAGATCGATTATGACGCCCCCGCGTGGAACCAGCCCGCAGCTGCCAGCGAGTACATTCGCCTGGAGAGCGACTGGGAAGCTGCATACCTGATGACCCTGCGCGCAGGTTGGATGGCCGACAACAAGCAGCCGAACAGCAAGGAAGCCTCCGAGTGCAAGGCGAAGGCCGGCCGCATGGCTACTGACCTGACCCTGCGTGCGGTTGAGATCGCCGGCGCTTATGGCTACTCCGAGCGTGACCTGCTGGAGAAGTGGGCTCGTGACTCCAAGATCCTGGACATCTTCGAGGGCACCCAGCAGATTCAGCAGCTGGTTGTTGCCCGCCGCGAGCTGGGTCTTTCCTCCAAGGAGCTCAAGTAG